The following coding sequences are from one Malaciobacter pacificus window:
- the hisG gene encoding ATP phosphoribosyltransferase, whose product MLTIALPKGRIAEETLDKFEKAFGEKFVFENRKLILEKSGFRFLNVRNQDVPTYVMHGAADLGVVGQDVLEEKEYDLIKLLNLQLGKCKVAFGLRKGEKLDMTKSKITVATKHEKIAKKYFEEKAMAVEIIKLYGSIELAPLVGLSDCIVDIVETGETMKQNGLEVGPTIMESSAHLIANKNSFYAKKDLILDLKEKIEATL is encoded by the coding sequence ATGCTAACGATTGCATTGCCTAAGGGAAGAATTGCAGAAGAGACTTTAGACAAATTTGAGAAAGCTTTTGGTGAAAAATTTGTATTTGAGAATAGAAAACTTATCTTAGAAAAAAGTGGTTTTAGATTTTTAAATGTAAGAAACCAAGATGTACCAACATATGTAATGCATGGGGCAGCAGATTTAGGAGTTGTAGGACAAGATGTTTTAGAAGAAAAAGAGTATGACTTAATCAAACTTCTAAACCTACAACTTGGAAAATGTAAAGTTGCTTTTGGTCTAAGAAAGGGTGAAAAACTTGATATGACTAAAAGTAAAATTACAGTTGCAACAAAACATGAAAAAATAGCTAAAAAATACTTTGAAGAAAAAGCAATGGCAGTTGAGATTATCAAACTTTATGGTTCTATTGAACTTGCACCATTAGTTGGTTTATCAGATTGTATTGTTGATATTGTTGAAACTGGTGAAACAATGAAACAAAATGGTCTTGAAGTAGGTCCTACTATCATGGAAAGTTCTGCACACTTAATTGCTAATAAAAACTCATTTTACGCTAAAAAAGATTTAATCTTAGATTTAAAAGAAAAGATAGAAGCTACTTTATAA
- the ilvA gene encoding threonine ammonia-lyase, whose product MITLDDIKRAKKNLEGISYNTPFTKAPFLSETYNSEIYLKKDNLQLTGSFKLRGAFNRVANLSEEKKQNGVVAASAGNHAQGLAFAANYFNIEATIFMPEATPLTKVSGVKQYGANVVLTGENFDEAYAAAKKFTKEHNKEFIHPFADDDVIAGQGTIALEILESNPNLKQIIVPIGGGGLISGIAIAAKAINPDIKIIGVVATGARAMKESYRSQMPIDSTSVRTIADGIAVRDVTPKLLDIIIDYVDDIVEVSDNEIANAILFLLEKHKLVVEGAGAVSTAAIMHEKIDIEDSEVCAIVSGGNIDVTMISQIIEKGLVKSYRKMNLIIKLMDKPGSLTKLTEIFKECSANIVQIDYDRDSIKLEFGEAQITIALETKGEDHQKQIRESLKQNGYKFKQI is encoded by the coding sequence ATGATAACGTTAGATGATATAAAAAGAGCAAAAAAAAATCTAGAAGGGATATCTTATAATACTCCTTTTACAAAAGCACCATTTTTAAGTGAAACTTACAATAGTGAAATCTATTTAAAAAAAGATAATTTACAACTTACTGGAAGTTTTAAATTAAGAGGAGCTTTTAATAGAGTTGCTAATTTAAGTGAAGAAAAAAAACAAAATGGTGTAGTTGCAGCAAGTGCAGGTAATCACGCACAAGGTTTGGCATTTGCAGCGAATTACTTCAATATTGAAGCTACAATTTTTATGCCTGAAGCAACTCCTTTAACAAAAGTTAGTGGAGTAAAACAATATGGTGCAAATGTTGTATTAACAGGAGAAAACTTTGATGAAGCCTATGCTGCTGCTAAAAAGTTTACAAAAGAGCATAACAAAGAGTTTATTCACCCTTTTGCTGATGATGATGTTATTGCAGGGCAGGGAACAATTGCCCTAGAAATACTTGAATCAAATCCAAATTTAAAACAAATAATAGTACCAATTGGAGGTGGTGGATTAATCTCAGGAATTGCAATTGCAGCAAAAGCTATAAATCCTGATATTAAAATTATCGGTGTGGTTGCAACAGGTGCAAGAGCCATGAAAGAGTCATATAGATCTCAAATGCCAATTGATTCAACTTCTGTTAGAACAATTGCAGATGGAATTGCAGTTAGAGATGTAACACCTAAACTTCTTGATATTATTATCGATTATGTAGATGATATTGTTGAAGTGAGTGATAATGAAATAGCAAATGCAATTCTATTTTTACTAGAAAAGCATAAACTTGTAGTTGAAGGTGCAGGTGCTGTTTCAACAGCTGCTATTATGCATGAAAAAATTGATATTGAAGATAGTGAAGTTTGTGCTATAGTTAGTGGTGGTAATATTGACGTAACAATGATTTCACAAATTATAGAAAAAGGTTTAGTAAAATCATATAGAAAAATGAATTTAATTATTAAATTAATGGACAAACCAGGTTCTCTTACTAAACTTACTGAAATCTTTAAAGAGTGTTCAGCAAATATCGTTCAAATCGATTATGATAGAGACTCTATAAAGCTTGAATTTGGTGAAGCCCAAATTACAATTGCACTTGAAACAAAGGGTGAAGATCACCAAAAACAAATAAGAGAATCTTTGAAACAAAACGGTTACAAATTTAAACAAATATAA
- a CDS encoding class I SAM-dependent DNA methyltransferase codes for MGLELYSKIEPFLDFEDEVYTLHKQFMEFVMVNELDNIIDIGCGQGYFLENLKINGKKAFGTDLSVEQIKVCQEKGLDAKAIPLNEVSEKFDCSTAIFDVLNYIPKEHLETFIKESYDVLNDGGYFVFDVNSYFGFDEIAQGCITIDLEDRFIAIDANFDEKNLQTDLTVFTQNDNGTFTKESDSIVQEYHSKEYLEKLLKKCGFEVQEIRDFNLHSDEDADKLIFICKK; via the coding sequence ATGGGATTAGAACTATACTCTAAAATAGAACCTTTCTTAGATTTTGAAGATGAGGTTTATACTTTACACAAACAGTTTATGGAGTTTGTGATGGTAAATGAACTTGATAACATCATTGATATTGGATGTGGTCAAGGATACTTTTTAGAAAATCTTAAAATCAATGGTAAAAAAGCTTTTGGAACAGACCTTAGTGTAGAGCAAATCAAAGTTTGCCAAGAAAAAGGCTTAGATGCCAAAGCAATACCACTAAATGAAGTTAGTGAAAAGTTTGATTGTTCAACAGCAATTTTTGATGTATTAAACTATATTCCAAAAGAACACTTAGAAACTTTTATAAAAGAGTCTTATGATGTTTTAAATGATGGTGGATATTTTGTATTTGATGTAAACTCATACTTTGGATTTGATGAGATTGCCCAAGGCTGCATTACTATAGATTTAGAAGATAGATTTATAGCTATTGATGCAAACTTTGATGAAAAAAACTTACAAACAGACCTAACAGTTTTTACTCAAAATGATAATGGAACTTTCACTAAAGAAAGTGATAGTATAGTTCAAGAGTACCACTCAAAAGAGTACTTAGAAAAACTACTAAAAAAATGTGGTTTTGAAGTACAAGAAATTAGAGACTTCAATCTTCACAGCGATGAAGATGCTGATAAACTAATATTTATTTGTAAAAAATAG
- a CDS encoding threonine/serine exporter family protein, giving the protein MTFKYNLIIILKNFLRKEQIIDYEEQSKITRVIIKAAVLMLEFGAESILIEQTAQRLGKALGVDSVEISLIPSAIVLTTLLKGRSATTTRRVHHKPINMSIVCDVQKMVIEIEKDKHDSDWVTTHMKNIQPNYYNRWLVILMVGLACASFSYLYGADIWAFAITFISSSIAMYIRQELSKKRFMLILTFGITAFIATLLSSTSLLFNLTNTPNVVFAASVLLLVPGFPFVTSFLDGFKGYLSMAWGRWLQASLLTIATCMGIILAMSVLNIKGW; this is encoded by the coding sequence ATAACTTTTAAATATAATTTAATTATAATTCTTAAAAATTTTCTAAGAAAAGAGCAAATCATCGACTACGAAGAACAATCAAAAATAACAAGAGTAATAATAAAAGCTGCAGTATTAATGTTAGAGTTTGGAGCAGAAAGTATTCTAATAGAACAAACTGCCCAAAGATTAGGAAAAGCCTTAGGAGTGGATTCAGTAGAAATCTCACTAATCCCATCTGCTATTGTATTAACTACACTTCTAAAAGGTAGGTCTGCAACTACTACAAGAAGGGTTCATCACAAACCAATTAATATGTCAATTGTATGTGATGTACAAAAAATGGTAATAGAAATTGAAAAAGATAAACATGACTCAGATTGGGTAACTACTCACATGAAAAATATTCAACCAAACTATTATAATAGGTGGTTAGTTATTTTAATGGTTGGACTTGCTTGTGCTTCATTTTCATATCTTTATGGTGCAGATATTTGGGCATTTGCAATTACATTTATTAGTTCATCAATTGCTATGTATATTAGACAAGAGTTATCTAAAAAAAGATTTATGTTGATACTTACTTTTGGTATAACTGCATTTATAGCTACACTTTTATCTAGTACTTCACTATTATTTAATTTAACTAATACTCCAAATGTAGTATTTGCAGCTAGTGTACTTTTATTAGTCCCTGGATTTCCATTTGTTACATCATTTTTAGATGGCTTCAAAGGATATTTAAGTATGGCTTGGGGTAGATGGCTTCAAGCTTCACTTCTTACAATTGCAACTTGTATGGGTATTATTTTAGCCATGAGTGTATTAAATATAAAAGGCTGGTAA
- a CDS encoding DedA family protein — protein sequence MFHEIIDFIVSTVSQLGYIGIFFMMFLESSFFPFPSEVVMVPAGYLAYKGEMNIYIAISAGIAGSLAGALFNYYLAVKFGRKFLIKYGKYFFIKEQTIEKMEEFFKKHGHISTFSGRLIPAVRQYISFPAGLARMNLLIFSIYTSLGAAIWVVILTLLGYYLGDNEALIKEYLRYIIVAILITLVILGIWYYKRYKNRASV from the coding sequence ATGTTTCATGAGATAATAGATTTTATAGTTAGTACAGTTAGTCAGTTAGGATATATTGGAATTTTTTTTATGATGTTCTTAGAGAGCTCATTTTTCCCATTTCCCTCTGAAGTAGTTATGGTACCAGCAGGATATTTAGCCTATAAAGGTGAAATGAATATATATATAGCTATCTCAGCTGGAATTGCAGGTTCACTTGCAGGAGCACTTTTTAACTATTATTTAGCAGTAAAATTTGGAAGAAAGTTTTTAATTAAATATGGTAAATATTTTTTTATTAAAGAACAAACTATAGAAAAGATGGAAGAGTTCTTTAAAAAGCATGGACATATCTCTACTTTTTCTGGAAGATTAATCCCTGCTGTTAGGCAATATATTTCATTTCCAGCAGGACTTGCAAGAATGAATCTACTAATTTTTTCTATTTATACAAGTTTAGGTGCAGCTATTTGGGTTGTGATTTTAACTCTATTAGGTTATTACTTAGGTGATAATGAAGCCCTTATAAAAGAGTATTTAAGATATATAATAGTTGCAATTTTAATCACTCTTGTAATTTTAGGTATTTGGTACTATAAAAGATATAAAAATAGAGCCAGTGTTTAA
- the metE gene encoding 5-methyltetrahydropteroyltriglutamate--homocysteine S-methyltransferase → MSVNSYVVGFPRIGEQRELKKVLESFWAKDCSFDDVKKVASDLKKRHWKYQKDAGIEFISSNDFSLYDNVLDTCILLNAIPKRFKNLKNEELYFSMARGNDSTVAMEMTKWFNTNYHYIVPELSLEDEYKLNATKIVEEYKEAKELGIKTKINIIGPITFLALSKRVDRGDTFELLNKILPIYEELLKELEKLDDEIFVQFDEPTFVKDNDSKILSLIKPAYDRLCEVSKNIKVVVTTYFEHSIEATKVLVNTPVWGIGLDFLYGEENIQALEDISKSNKKLIAGIVDGRNIWKNDIQTSLEKLSNISKTIDKDNLIVSSSCSLLHTPFTLKYEEKLQDEIKDWLSYSCEKLEEINLISKIFFNGVDNLKEKELLDLEKNIKSNFERKHSNLIHDENVQKRINVINSFENFSRDGSFQERIKLQKEILKYKDLATTTIGSFPQTPEVRKSRRDFKNATISKEQYLKDMKNYIDECIAFQEDCDLEVLVHGEPERNDMVEYFGEQLKGFAFSQNGWVQSYGSRCVKPPFIFGDISRPKAMTVDWITYAQSKTKKIMKGMLTGPVTILNWSFVRDDIPRSEISKQIAIAISDEIDDLQKAGIKIIQVDEAAFKEGYPLRNEKIKDYENWAVRDFKIAVSSAKKETQIHTHMCYSEFNDIIKTIEDMDADVISIETARSGNELLKIFKKVGYKQEVGPGVYDIHSPRVPSVEEMKTQIKLLLKVLPKEQLWINPDCGLKTRKWKETKQSLLNMVEAVKQIRAEYR, encoded by the coding sequence ATGTCAGTAAATTCATACGTTGTAGGTTTTCCAAGAATTGGAGAACAAAGAGAGCTTAAAAAAGTACTAGAAAGTTTTTGGGCAAAAGATTGCTCATTTGATGACGTAAAAAAAGTTGCAAGTGATTTAAAGAAAAGACACTGGAAATATCAAAAAGATGCAGGAATTGAATTTATTAGTTCAAATGATTTTTCACTTTATGATAATGTTTTAGACACTTGTATTTTACTAAATGCTATTCCAAAAAGATTTAAAAACTTAAAAAATGAAGAACTTTATTTTTCTATGGCTAGAGGAAATGATTCAACTGTAGCAATGGAAATGACAAAATGGTTTAATACAAATTATCATTATATAGTTCCTGAATTAAGTTTAGAAGATGAATACAAATTAAATGCTACAAAAATCGTTGAAGAGTATAAAGAGGCTAAAGAGCTAGGAATTAAAACAAAAATAAATATTATTGGACCTATTACATTTTTAGCCTTATCAAAAAGAGTTGATAGAGGTGATACTTTTGAATTATTAAATAAAATATTACCAATTTACGAAGAGTTACTAAAAGAGTTAGAAAAACTTGATGATGAGATATTTGTACAGTTTGATGAACCTACTTTTGTAAAAGATAATGATTCTAAAATATTAAGTTTAATAAAACCTGCATATGATAGATTGTGTGAAGTAAGTAAAAATATTAAAGTTGTTGTTACTACATATTTTGAACATTCAATAGAGGCTACAAAAGTTTTAGTAAATACTCCTGTATGGGGAATTGGTTTAGATTTCTTATATGGAGAAGAGAATATTCAAGCATTAGAAGATATTTCAAAAAGTAATAAAAAACTAATTGCAGGAATAGTTGATGGTAGAAATATTTGGAAAAATGATATTCAAACTTCTTTAGAAAAACTAAGTAATATATCAAAAACTATAGATAAAGATAATTTAATTGTTTCTTCATCTTGTTCATTATTACACACACCTTTTACTTTAAAGTATGAAGAGAAACTTCAAGATGAAATAAAAGATTGGCTAAGTTATTCTTGCGAAAAACTTGAAGAAATAAATTTAATTTCAAAAATTTTCTTTAATGGAGTTGATAATTTAAAAGAAAAAGAGTTATTGGATTTAGAAAAAAACATTAAATCAAATTTTGAAAGAAAACACTCAAATCTAATCCATGATGAAAATGTACAAAAAAGAATTAATGTAATAAACAGCTTTGAAAACTTTTCAAGAGATGGTTCTTTTCAAGAGAGAATAAAACTACAAAAAGAGATTTTAAAATATAAAGATTTAGCAACAACAACAATTGGTTCTTTTCCACAAACACCTGAAGTTAGAAAGTCAAGAAGAGACTTTAAAAATGCAACAATATCAAAAGAACAATATTTAAAAGATATGAAAAACTATATTGATGAGTGTATAGCTTTTCAAGAAGATTGTGATTTAGAAGTTTTAGTTCATGGTGAGCCTGAAAGAAATGACATGGTTGAATACTTTGGAGAACAATTAAAAGGATTCGCATTTTCTCAAAATGGATGGGTTCAATCTTATGGAAGTAGATGTGTAAAACCTCCTTTTATTTTTGGAGATATTAGTAGACCAAAAGCTATGACAGTTGATTGGATTACATATGCTCAAAGTAAAACAAAAAAAATCATGAAAGGTATGCTAACAGGTCCTGTTACTATTTTAAATTGGTCTTTTGTAAGAGATGACATACCAAGAAGTGAAATTTCTAAACAAATTGCAATTGCTATAAGTGATGAAATTGATGATTTACAAAAAGCTGGAATAAAAATTATTCAAGTTGATGAAGCTGCGTTTAAAGAAGGATACCCTTTAAGAAATGAAAAAATTAAAGATTATGAAAACTGGGCAGTAAGAGACTTTAAAATAGCAGTTAGTAGTGCAAAAAAAGAGACTCAAATCCATACTCACATGTGTTATAGTGAGTTTAATGATATTATTAAAACTATTGAAGATATGGATGCAGATGTAATCTCTATTGAAACTGCACGAAGTGGAAATGAACTACTTAAAATATTTAAAAAAGTAGGATATAAACAAGAAGTAGGACCTGGAGTTTATGATATTCACTCTCCTAGAGTTCCAAGTGTGGAAGAGATGAAAACTCAAATTAAACTATTACTTAAAGTTTTACCAAAAGAACAATTATGGATAAATCCTGATTGCGGATTAAAAACGAGAAAATGGAAAGAGACTAAACAAAGTCTATTAAATATGGTAGAAGCCGTAAAGCAAATACGTGCAGAGTATAGATAG
- a CDS encoding F0F1 ATP synthase subunit A, whose amino-acid sequence MEGRLFTFLGAIGGHGQEWMILSHYILVIGIIFLVARAATKNLQLVPTGAQNVMEAFVGGVISMGSDTMGEKNARIYMPLIASLALVVFVSNWMGLIPGFESPTANINFTLSLALIVFVYYNYLGIKKNGFINYFKHFAGPMPILAPLMFPIEIISHLSRIVSLSFRLFGSIRGDDMFLMVLLMLVPWIVPLSGFFMLAAFGFLQAFIFAILTYVYIAGSIMMEHEDH is encoded by the coding sequence ATGGAAGGAAGACTGTTTACGTTCTTAGGCGCTATCGGTGGTCACGGTCAAGAATGGATGATTCTATCTCACTACATTTTAGTAATTGGTATTATTTTCTTAGTTGCAAGAGCAGCTACTAAAAACTTACAATTAGTTCCAACAGGAGCACAAAATGTAATGGAAGCCTTTGTAGGTGGAGTTATATCTATGGGTTCTGATACTATGGGTGAGAAAAATGCTAGAATATATATGCCTTTAATTGCATCTTTAGCATTAGTAGTTTTTGTTAGTAACTGGATGGGACTTATCCCTGGTTTCGAGTCTCCAACAGCAAACATTAACTTTACATTATCTTTAGCACTTATAGTATTTGTATACTATAATTATCTTGGAATCAAGAAAAATGGTTTTATAAACTATTTTAAACATTTTGCTGGACCTATGCCTATTTTAGCACCTTTAATGTTCCCAATCGAAATAATTTCTCATTTATCTAGAATTGTTTCACTATCTTTCAGACTTTTTGGATCAATTAGAGGAGATGACATGTTCTTAATGGTATTACTTATGTTAGTACCTTGGATTGTGCCTCTTTCTGGATTCTTTATGTTAGCTGCGTTTGGTTTTTTACAAGCGTTTATCTTTGCAATTTTAACTTATGTTTATATTGCAGGATCTATTATGATGGAACATGAAGATCACTAA
- the rplS gene encoding 50S ribosomal protein L19, producing the protein MKNRYIASFEAAQIAEKEVPQFRAGDTVRLGVEIKEGEKKRVQTFEGVVIARSGEGVSATFTVRKIGANSVGVERIFPLYSESLKSFEVIRRGRVRRAKLHYLRGLKGKAAKIKELRK; encoded by the coding sequence ATGAAAAATAGATATATTGCAAGCTTCGAAGCAGCGCAAATTGCAGAAAAAGAAGTTCCTCAGTTTAGAGCAGGGGACACAGTTAGATTAGGTGTTGAAATTAAAGAAGGTGAGAAAAAAAGAGTTCAAACTTTCGAAGGTGTAGTTATTGCTAGAAGTGGTGAAGGTGTAAGTGCAACTTTTACAGTAAGAAAAATCGGTGCTAACTCTGTTGGTGTTGAGAGAATCTTCCCATTATACTCTGAGTCTTTAAAATCTTTTGAGGTAATCAGAAGAGGTAGAGTAAGAAGAGCTAAACTTCACTACCTAAGAGGATTAAAAGGTAAAGCTGCAAAAATTAAAGAGCTTAGAAAATAA
- a CDS encoding type III pantothenate kinase has product MILCDIGNSTYHFFIKGKHKKYFLDEKLPKFDEEIYYVSVNKSATKELKKVNPQAKNIKKLMNFKTSYVGLGIDRAIASYFEKDSVIVDAGSAITVDIMSKGKHQGGFILPGFRAFMKTYPKISKKLKFDFEKNINLDKIPLQTKDAITYAMMKSIILPIKEVSENKKIIFTGGDGKLLSKYFENSTYKKDLIFENMKRIIDANDCIA; this is encoded by the coding sequence TTGATTTTATGTGATATTGGTAATAGCACTTACCACTTTTTCATCAAGGGAAAACATAAAAAATATTTTTTAGATGAAAAGCTTCCAAAATTTGATGAAGAAATATATTATGTATCAGTAAATAAAAGCGCGACTAAAGAGTTGAAAAAAGTTAATCCTCAAGCTAAAAATATCAAGAAATTAATGAATTTTAAGACTTCTTATGTAGGACTTGGTATTGATAGGGCAATTGCTAGTTATTTTGAAAAAGATTCAGTAATAGTTGATGCAGGTAGTGCGATTACTGTTGATATTATGTCAAAAGGAAAGCATCAAGGTGGATTTATATTACCTGGATTTAGAGCATTTATGAAAACTTATCCAAAAATTTCCAAAAAACTAAAGTTTGATTTTGAAAAAAATATAAATTTAGATAAAATACCGCTTCAAACAAAAGATGCTATTACATACGCTATGATGAAATCTATCATTTTACCAATCAAAGAAGTAAGCGAAAACAAAAAAATCATCTTCACAGGTGGAGATGGAAAACTATTAAGTAAATATTTTGAAAATAGCACATACAAAAAAGATTTAATATTTGAGAACATGAAAAGGATTATTGATGCTAACGATTGCATTGCCTAA
- a CDS encoding threonine/serine exporter family protein yields the protein MSGLIFDIIINSIFASVASTGFAMLFNVPKNALIYCAIGGAMTYIIKDTCMDLGLSIELATFIASAFIGVVALRWSKKFLIPRPVYTVASIIPMIPGTYAFTAMITLVDMNSHGVTPELIEIFIENGLKAISILGAISFGLALTSLYYMRLNRPVI from the coding sequence ATGAGTGGTTTGATTTTTGATATTATTATAAACTCTATTTTCGCTTCAGTTGCTTCAACTGGTTTTGCAATGCTTTTTAATGTGCCCAAAAATGCCTTGATTTATTGTGCTATTGGTGGAGCAATGACATACATCATAAAAGACACTTGCATGGATTTAGGACTATCTATAGAATTAGCAACTTTTATTGCTTCTGCATTTATAGGGGTTGTAGCATTAAGATGGTCAAAAAAATTCTTGATACCTAGACCTGTTTATACCGTAGCTTCAATTATTCCTATGATTCCAGGAACTTATGCATTTACAGCAATGATAACTTTAGTTGATATGAATTCTCATGGTGTAACACCTGAGCTTATTGAAATTTTTATAGAAAATGGATTAAAAGCAATATCAATTTTAGGAGCTATAAGTTTTGGTTTAGCATTAACATCTTTATATTATATGAGATTAAATAGACCAGTGATTTAA
- the trmD gene encoding tRNA (guanosine(37)-N1)-methyltransferase TrmD has product MKFTFVTLFPNLIEPYFQDSILKRAIDSNFIDYEFYNPRDYTTNKHLKVDKQMISGGAGMLMTPQPLFDCLDEIKSKNEDAYIIFPLAAAKPFNQNDAKRLAKKKNIVFVCGRYEGIDERVIEKYANEVFSIGEYILTGGELASTVMADAISRNVEGVLGNADSLVMESYENNLLEAPSFTKPENFQNLSVVKEFLKGNHSKISDLKNGLSICKTRYFRPGLVTNKKTK; this is encoded by the coding sequence TTGAAATTTACTTTTGTTACTTTATTTCCAAACCTAATAGAACCATATTTTCAAGATTCAATATTAAAAAGAGCAATTGACTCAAATTTTATAGATTATGAGTTTTATAATCCTAGGGATTACACAACAAACAAACATCTAAAAGTTGATAAACAGATGATTAGTGGAGGAGCTGGAATGCTTATGACTCCTCAGCCACTTTTTGATTGTTTAGATGAAATTAAAAGTAAAAATGAAGATGCATATATAATATTTCCACTAGCAGCAGCAAAGCCTTTTAATCAAAATGATGCAAAAAGATTAGCCAAGAAAAAAAACATAGTTTTTGTTTGTGGTAGATATGAAGGTATTGATGAAAGAGTAATTGAAAAATATGCAAATGAAGTATTTTCAATTGGAGAATATATATTAACAGGTGGTGAATTAGCATCAACTGTAATGGCGGATGCGATTTCAAGAAATGTTGAAGGTGTTCTTGGAAATGCTGATTCTTTAGTAATGGAAAGTTATGAAAACAACCTTTTAGAAGCTCCATCTTTTACTAAACCTGAAAATTTCCAAAATTTAAGTGTGGTTAAAGAATTCTTAAAGGGAAACCATAGTAAAATATCCGACTTAAAAAATGGTCTATCTATTTGCAAGACGAGATACTTTAGGCCAGGTTTAGTTACCAACAAAAAAACAAAATAG